A portion of the Deinococcus peraridilitoris DSM 19664 genome contains these proteins:
- a CDS encoding aldo/keto reductase codes for MPFPDAPTLGDTAIPVSRLGLGLAALGRPGYINLGHADDLGGQYEVEAMQQRAFAVLDAALARGVRYFDAARSYGRAEEFLSAWLRERSLSSEDVTVGSKWGYTYTANWQTQAEQHEVKEHSLATFERQWPQTRALLQPWLRLYMVHSVTPDSPALHDERLQQRLLALRETGIAVGLSVSGARQAETLERALQVRVDGQELFQVVQATWNLLDPSAGAALQQAGARGWGVIIKEAVANGLLTIRGLEAASPVLRQVSVRLGVTPDALAIAGALAQPFVDVVLSGATGEAQLHSNLEALSVTLDEETLQELGSLQERPEEYWRRRAQLPWT; via the coding sequence ATGCCTTTTCCTGACGCGCCCACGCTGGGTGACACGGCCATTCCCGTTTCCCGCCTTGGCCTGGGTCTCGCGGCCCTGGGCCGACCAGGGTACATCAACCTGGGGCACGCAGACGATCTGGGCGGGCAGTACGAAGTAGAGGCCATGCAGCAACGCGCTTTTGCGGTGCTTGACGCCGCCCTTGCCCGTGGCGTGCGGTACTTCGACGCGGCCCGCTCGTACGGCCGGGCCGAGGAGTTCCTGAGCGCCTGGCTGCGTGAGCGTAGCCTGTCTTCTGAGGACGTGACCGTGGGTTCCAAGTGGGGCTACACCTACACCGCGAACTGGCAGACCCAGGCCGAGCAGCACGAAGTCAAGGAGCACTCGCTGGCCACCTTCGAGCGTCAATGGCCCCAGACCCGCGCGCTGCTACAGCCCTGGCTGCGGCTGTACATGGTGCATTCCGTCACGCCGGACAGCCCGGCCCTGCACGACGAAAGGCTGCAGCAGCGCCTGCTGGCCTTGCGTGAAACGGGAATCGCGGTCGGCCTCTCGGTGAGCGGCGCACGGCAGGCCGAAACGCTGGAGCGCGCCTTGCAGGTGCGCGTGGACGGACAGGAGCTGTTTCAGGTCGTGCAGGCCACCTGGAACCTGCTCGATCCCAGTGCAGGAGCGGCCCTGCAGCAGGCAGGGGCACGTGGCTGGGGGGTCATCATCAAGGAGGCCGTGGCCAACGGCCTCCTTACCATCCGTGGCCTTGAAGCTGCGTCTCCTGTCTTGCGCCAGGTCAGTGTGCGGTTGGGCGTCACACCCGACGCGCTGGCCATCGCGGGGGCGCTCGCCCAGCCTTTTGTGGACGTGGTCCTGAGCGGCGCGACCGGCGAGGCGCAGCTGCACAGCAACCTGGAAGCGCTCTCCGTGACGCTGGACGAAGAGACGCTGCAGGAACTGGGCAGCCTGCAGGAGCGACCTGAAGAATACTGGCGACGACGCGCTCAGCTGCCCTGGACCTGA
- a CDS encoding diguanylate cyclase: MTLAAYILRTLAILWLFVAVIAALLYLGIERQTGHARTTARLQGESKQLKVILKSVVDLETGVRGYLLARQDVFLEPYHAAQARLDAEFATLERLIAAQLPPEAVQARQARVMQARTVLQRWEREVAVPEIRAVREDNFDQAVELVKTQHGRRLVDEFRQIISSLQSDLDAELSAQQQRAAAVTRWVHHLIILSLLALVATSVLIGYWLARQLSRIFGQLTEVTSCFSAGDLQVRAPQASLHEAQTLAMNFNGMADALQASHAQLQQRNEVLQDKNADIRRAHFEGAQLAALSDTLQACYTVQEGYEALQQALPTLFPGWSGALSVIAASRNVTEVKAQWGTGEWRTQETVASPGACWALRRGQAYTLENPMHTACPQQGEDRQGVYVCLPLVAHGEALGTLRLNAQDKEADYPTTAPTRAFATQIARQVALAIANLQLRDTLRHQSVRDPLTGLHNRRYLEESLTRELQRATRQRSPLSLLALDIDHFKAFNDTFGHDGGDAMLSAVAQCMREFFRSEDIVCRFGGEEFVVALLDTPHHEALQRAEGFRRLISAQSVQHKGVSLGCVTVSIGVSAFSADGQDHQALFASADRALYQAKRQGRNQVVSAQAALETPA, translated from the coding sequence ATGACCCTCGCTGCTTATATCCTGCGCACACTGGCCATTCTGTGGCTGTTCGTGGCCGTCATCGCGGCGCTGCTTTATCTGGGAATCGAGCGCCAGACCGGGCATGCCCGCACCACGGCGCGGTTGCAGGGCGAGAGCAAACAGCTCAAGGTCATCCTGAAGAGCGTCGTCGACCTCGAGACCGGCGTGCGCGGATATCTGCTGGCACGTCAGGACGTATTCCTCGAACCCTACCATGCGGCGCAGGCGCGCCTGGACGCGGAGTTTGCGACCCTGGAACGCCTGATCGCCGCCCAGCTTCCGCCCGAGGCCGTCCAGGCGCGCCAAGCACGCGTCATGCAGGCACGCACCGTGCTGCAGCGCTGGGAGCGCGAAGTGGCCGTGCCAGAGATCCGCGCGGTTCGGGAAGACAATTTCGATCAAGCCGTCGAGCTCGTCAAGACCCAGCACGGCAGGCGGCTGGTCGACGAGTTCCGGCAGATCATCTCCTCGCTGCAGAGCGATCTCGACGCCGAGCTGAGCGCTCAGCAGCAACGGGCCGCTGCCGTGACGCGGTGGGTACATCACCTGATCATCCTCAGCCTGCTGGCTCTGGTGGCCACTTCGGTCCTGATCGGCTACTGGCTTGCCCGGCAACTTTCGCGTATTTTCGGCCAGCTCACCGAGGTGACCAGTTGCTTTTCCGCCGGAGACCTGCAGGTCCGTGCCCCACAGGCCAGCCTGCACGAAGCGCAGACGCTGGCCATGAACTTCAACGGCATGGCTGACGCCCTGCAGGCCAGCCACGCGCAGCTGCAGCAGCGCAACGAGGTGCTGCAGGACAAGAATGCCGACATTCGGCGCGCTCACTTCGAAGGCGCGCAGCTCGCCGCGCTGAGCGACACCCTGCAGGCCTGCTATACCGTGCAGGAAGGCTATGAGGCGCTGCAGCAGGCCCTGCCCACGCTGTTTCCAGGCTGGAGCGGCGCCCTGAGCGTCATCGCCGCGTCGCGCAACGTCACCGAGGTCAAGGCGCAGTGGGGAACAGGCGAGTGGCGCACCCAGGAAACCGTCGCTTCGCCTGGTGCCTGCTGGGCTCTGCGGCGCGGACAGGCCTACACCCTGGAAAATCCCATGCACACGGCCTGTCCGCAGCAAGGCGAGGATCGGCAGGGTGTCTACGTGTGCCTGCCCCTCGTCGCGCACGGCGAAGCGCTGGGCACCTTGCGCCTGAACGCTCAGGACAAGGAAGCGGATTACCCGACGACTGCGCCCACGCGCGCCTTTGCCACGCAGATCGCCAGGCAGGTCGCGCTGGCCATCGCCAATCTGCAGCTGCGTGACACCCTGCGCCACCAGAGCGTGCGCGATCCCCTCACGGGCCTGCACAACCGCCGCTACCTCGAAGAATCCCTGACGCGCGAACTGCAGCGTGCGACACGCCAGCGCTCACCGCTCAGCCTGCTGGCCCTTGACATCGATCATTTCAAAGCCTTCAACGACACCTTCGGGCACGACGGCGGCGACGCCATGCTGAGCGCGGTCGCGCAGTGCATGCGCGAATTTTTCCGCAGCGAGGACATCGTGTGCCGTTTCGGCGGCGAGGAATTCGTGGTGGCGCTGCTCGACACGCCCCACCACGAGGCCCTGCAGCGCGCCGAAGGGTTCCGGCGCCTGATCAGTGCCCAAAGCGTGCAGCACAAGGGCGTCTCGCTTGGCTGCGTCACCGTCTCCATCGGCGTCTCCGCCTTTTCGGCAGACGGCCAGGACCACCAGGCCCTTTTCGCGAGCGCCGACCGCGCGCTCTACCAGGCCAAACGGCAGGGCCGCAATCAGGTCGTAAGTGCCCAGGCAGCCCTGGAAACGCCCGCCTGA
- a CDS encoding SWIM zinc finger family protein — MSSLTAEQVMALAPDTSSAKAAGALSVPARWSGLGGNSRAAWGECQGSGKTPYQTQVDLSDLTARCSCPSRKFPCKHALGLLLLRSHDSSAFQDATPPAWVVEWLESRASRQQARAEKTARQDGDPSAKARRQEARDEKIRAGLEELGLWLRDLVRSGFVSLGTQPYRFWELMAARLVDAQAPGAARLVRELATVPASGEGWPERLLERLGRLHLLVEGYRRLETLPPDLQCELRSALGWNPDAASVLSGPAHSGPWAVVGQISEQEERLTVRRTWLSGPQGQEALILDFAHASTPLAPALPVGTVQDAELCFYPATLPLRALVRQQGSQRPWRGPPGHPDIPSALRRFAGALARNPWLERFPLTLQRVHVWPPGGRTAVWQVQDESGHSLSLPASFQGGWSLLAFSGGESVSLCGEWDGQTLSPLAVGNAQGWHALTTLGFSVDLPQETEAAGVSA; from the coding sequence GTGTCGTCCTTGACCGCCGAACAGGTGATGGCGCTTGCTCCCGACACCAGTTCTGCCAAGGCGGCCGGTGCGCTGAGCGTTCCTGCCCGGTGGTCCGGTTTGGGCGGCAACTCGCGAGCAGCCTGGGGCGAATGTCAGGGAAGCGGCAAAACGCCTTACCAGACCCAGGTCGACCTGAGCGACCTCACCGCACGCTGTTCGTGTCCCAGCCGGAAGTTTCCCTGCAAGCACGCGCTCGGCCTGCTGCTGCTGCGCAGCCACGATTCCTCAGCCTTTCAGGACGCGACCCCGCCCGCCTGGGTGGTCGAGTGGCTCGAGAGCCGCGCCAGCCGTCAACAGGCCCGGGCCGAAAAAACTGCCCGGCAGGACGGCGACCCGAGCGCCAAAGCCAGGCGTCAGGAAGCCCGTGACGAGAAGATTCGCGCGGGCCTGGAAGAACTCGGCCTGTGGCTGCGCGACCTGGTGCGCAGTGGGTTCGTGTCCCTGGGAACCCAGCCTTACCGCTTCTGGGAACTGATGGCCGCCCGCCTCGTCGACGCCCAGGCGCCGGGTGCCGCACGCCTGGTGCGCGAACTGGCCACCGTTCCCGCCAGCGGCGAGGGTTGGCCCGAACGTCTGCTGGAGCGCCTCGGACGCCTGCACCTGCTGGTGGAAGGCTACCGCCGTCTGGAGACCTTACCCCCTGACCTGCAATGCGAACTGCGCTCTGCGCTCGGCTGGAACCCTGACGCGGCCAGCGTGCTGAGCGGCCCGGCGCACTCCGGGCCCTGGGCGGTGGTGGGACAGATCAGTGAGCAAGAAGAGCGCCTCACGGTGCGCCGCACCTGGCTGAGCGGTCCCCAGGGACAGGAGGCCCTGATCCTCGATTTCGCGCACGCCAGTACGCCGCTTGCGCCCGCTCTGCCGGTGGGCACCGTGCAGGACGCCGAACTTTGCTTTTACCCCGCCACCCTGCCTCTGCGCGCCCTGGTCAGGCAGCAGGGAAGCCAGCGTCCGTGGCGCGGCCCACCGGGCCACCCGGATATCCCGAGCGCCCTGCGCCGCTTTGCCGGGGCGCTGGCCCGTAACCCCTGGCTGGAACGCTTTCCGCTCACGCTCCAGCGTGTCCACGTGTGGCCGCCGGGGGGGCGCACAGCGGTCTGGCAGGTGCAGGACGAATCCGGTCACTCCCTGTCCTTGCCTGCCAGTTTTCAGGGCGGCTGGTCGTTGCTGGCCTTCAGCGGCGGCGAAAGCGTCAGTTTGTGCGGCGAATGGGACGGTCAGACCCTCTCTCCCCTCGCGGTCGGCAACGCGCAGGGCTGGCACGCCCTGACCACACTGGGCTTCAGCGTGGACCTGCCCCAGGAAACCGAGGCCGCCGGGGTGAGCGCATGA
- a CDS encoding DUF5691 domain-containing protein has translation MSAWTELVTAALIGTERQAKIPEAGLLKLQALDPESKVLGQAAALGLQRRAGGQVETTARTPLPSSPPEERPAVDEHAARRLGQILVAHPTLLPEWLLLAARTGRRAPHGALPALLDAGRQSRALRPLVLPLLGGRGAWLAQHNRDWSWALGAEDEGETAEIWQTAGREARALALRRERERDPRAALALLSSTWASEPPDDRAAFMAALSVNLSQADEDFLEAALDDRRREVRAQAADLLAQLPQSRLARRMHSRLAPLLQLERGHLLKRSVLRVELPGECDKSMVRDGLNPKFSGGTGVGERAWWLQQLVGRTHPDFWTHRWDLTEARIVELARASEWAGPLLNGFAESAARCAHARWADALLQERDTFDEQYRLLVAALPEERREALALRQLRYTGKHLPPGVALILHASTHPWSAELTRALLARLRALMHQAPDSARWPWQGLLTHAALHAPPELADEIQAAWPTQAPHWEAYQHLAEQFTATLHLRHTIHKELSS, from the coding sequence ATGAGCGCCTGGACCGAGCTCGTCACCGCCGCGCTGATCGGGACAGAGCGGCAGGCGAAGATTCCCGAGGCGGGCTTGCTGAAGTTGCAGGCACTGGACCCCGAATCAAAAGTGCTGGGACAGGCCGCCGCGCTGGGCCTGCAGCGCCGCGCGGGCGGGCAGGTCGAGACGACCGCGCGCACCCCCCTGCCTTCCAGCCCGCCCGAGGAGCGGCCCGCCGTGGACGAACACGCTGCCCGGCGTCTGGGACAAATCCTCGTCGCGCACCCCACCCTGCTCCCCGAGTGGCTGCTGCTGGCCGCCCGCACGGGTCGCCGCGCGCCGCACGGTGCACTGCCTGCCTTGCTGGACGCCGGACGGCAGAGCCGTGCCCTGCGCCCGCTCGTTTTGCCCCTGCTGGGAGGGCGCGGCGCCTGGCTGGCGCAGCACAACCGGGACTGGAGCTGGGCACTGGGCGCGGAAGACGAAGGTGAAACAGCGGAGATCTGGCAGACGGCCGGACGGGAAGCGCGCGCGCTTGCGCTGCGCCGTGAGCGCGAGCGCGATCCACGTGCCGCCCTGGCACTGCTGAGCTCCACCTGGGCCAGCGAACCCCCCGACGACCGCGCCGCCTTCATGGCCGCCCTGAGCGTCAATCTCAGCCAGGCCGACGAGGACTTCCTGGAAGCCGCCCTCGACGACCGGCGCCGCGAAGTGCGCGCCCAGGCTGCCGACCTGCTGGCCCAGTTGCCGCAAAGCCGCCTGGCCCGGCGCATGCACTCGCGCCTCGCGCCCCTGCTGCAACTGGAGCGCGGTCACCTGCTCAAACGCAGTGTACTTCGTGTGGAATTGCCCGGTGAGTGCGACAAAAGCATGGTCCGCGACGGTCTCAACCCCAAATTCAGCGGCGGCACGGGCGTGGGTGAGCGCGCGTGGTGGCTGCAGCAACTCGTCGGCCGCACGCACCCCGACTTCTGGACGCACCGCTGGGACCTGACCGAGGCGCGCATCGTGGAACTCGCGCGCGCGAGCGAGTGGGCCGGTCCCCTGCTGAACGGTTTTGCCGAAAGCGCGGCACGCTGCGCTCACGCCCGGTGGGCGGACGCGCTGCTGCAGGAACGTGACACCTTCGACGAGCAGTACCGCCTGCTTGTCGCCGCCCTGCCCGAGGAGCGCCGGGAAGCCCTGGCCTTGCGACAGCTGCGCTACACCGGAAAGCACCTGCCCCCAGGCGTGGCGTTGATCCTGCACGCCAGCACGCACCCCTGGAGTGCCGAACTCACCCGCGCCCTGCTCGCCCGGCTGCGCGCCCTGATGCATCAGGCACCTGACAGCGCCCGCTGGCCCTGGCAGGGTCTGCTCACCCACGCGGCGCTGCATGCCCCACCCGAACTCGCGGATGAAATTCAGGCCGCGTGGCCGACCCAGGCTCCGCACTGGGAGGCCTACCAACACCTTGCCGAACAGTTCACCGCCACCCTGCACCTGCGCCACACCATACACAAGGAGCTTTCCTCATGA
- a CDS encoding ATP-binding protein translates to MTAIPILRQHAEHEYAHELRALAQFDDRQRPPNWQLSPWAVVTYLMGATLEDGTDITPKYVGERRLIEIAVATLATDRALLLLGVPGTAKSWVSEHLAAAISGDSTLLVQGTAGTSEEAIRYGWNYARLLAEGPSRAALVESPIVRAMQTGKLARLEELTRVPSDVQDSLITVLSEKTLPIPELNDEVQAVRGFNLIATANNRDRGVNELSSALKRRFNTVILPVPDSLEDEVSIVTRRVESLGRSLELPAVPPAIEEVRRVVTVFRELRSGLTGDGKTKLKTTTGTLSTAEAISVVSHGLALSAHFGDGQLRAHDVAASLVGAVIKDPVQDRVAWQEYLETVVKERDGWKDFYRACRTVS, encoded by the coding sequence ATGACTGCGATCCCCATTCTTCGTCAGCACGCCGAGCACGAATACGCCCACGAACTGCGCGCCCTCGCGCAGTTCGACGACCGGCAGCGTCCGCCCAACTGGCAGCTCAGTCCCTGGGCCGTCGTGACGTACCTGATGGGCGCCACGCTGGAGGACGGTACCGACATCACCCCGAAGTACGTGGGGGAGCGCCGTCTGATAGAAATTGCCGTCGCGACCCTGGCCACCGACCGGGCGCTGCTGCTGCTGGGTGTCCCCGGTACGGCCAAGAGCTGGGTCAGCGAGCATCTCGCCGCCGCCATCAGTGGTGACAGCACCCTGCTGGTGCAGGGCACGGCCGGCACGAGCGAGGAAGCCATTCGTTACGGCTGGAATTACGCCCGCCTGCTCGCCGAAGGGCCCAGCCGGGCCGCCCTGGTTGAAAGTCCCATCGTGCGCGCCATGCAGACGGGCAAGCTCGCCCGTCTGGAAGAGCTTACCCGGGTTCCCAGCGACGTGCAGGACAGCCTCATCACGGTCCTTTCCGAAAAGACCCTGCCGATTCCGGAACTCAACGACGAGGTGCAGGCCGTGCGCGGTTTCAACCTGATCGCCACGGCCAACAACCGCGACCGTGGCGTCAACGAACTCTCCAGCGCCCTCAAGCGGCGCTTCAACACCGTTATTCTGCCCGTTCCGGACAGCCTGGAAGACGAGGTGAGCATTGTGACGCGCCGGGTGGAAAGCCTGGGGCGCTCACTGGAACTTCCGGCTGTTCCGCCCGCCATCGAAGAAGTGCGGCGCGTCGTGACCGTGTTTCGCGAGTTGCGCTCCGGCCTGACCGGAGACGGAAAAACCAAACTCAAGACCACCACCGGCACCCTCAGCACCGCCGAGGCGATCAGCGTGGTGAGCCACGGCCTGGCGCTCAGCGCGCACTTCGGCGACGGGCAGCTGCGCGCGCACGACGTGGCCGCGAGCCTGGTGGGGGCCGTCATCAAGGACCCCGTGCAAGACCGCGTGGCCTGGCAGGAATACCTGGAGACAGTGGTCAAGGAGCGCGACGGCTGGAAGGACTTTTACCGCGCCTGCCGCACGGTGTCGTGA
- a CDS encoding DUF5682 family protein — protein sequence MSTAHIFGIRHHGPGSARSLRRALEELQPDLVLVEGPPDADALLPLLAHEEMQLPAALLIYAADEPGRAVYYPFADFSPETVAIRHALSRALPVWFMDLPVSHSLAWEARIQADLQVVGREAGEAPREVSGNTPQQDATDLPLPDSTRLLIRRDPLSALAEAAGFTDGERWWEFLVESRGGNDSSVFEAITEAMKALREEVEAPGPEGAAFSWETHLEECREAHMRQTLRAAQKEGFSRIAVVCGAWHAPALQGGQASTDARLLKTLPKIKVRATWVPWTHGRLARESGYGAGVDSPGWYQHLFGTEGDVLAPWMTRTARLLREEGLDASSASVIEAVRLAGTLATLRGQALPGLQDVTEAARAVFCWDSDLPMRLIHERLVVGETLGRVPQDTPAVPLAQHLAAEQKRLRLKPEALARDLDLDLRKDTDLERSALLHRLHLLGVAWGEERRVSGARGTFREAWRLQWHPEFALRLIEASLWGQTVGEAAEACAAERARHEEKLPKLTALLDQVILAALPGAARLVLRQLSGEAANASDVTHLMQALPPLARVMRYGDVRGTDSAQAGEVFRTLLVRACIGLPPACASLDDDAAGEMRTHLGEVHAAVTLLQHEEHTASWTDALHSLATLSGGHGLIHGRATRLLLDLGELNPADVEVRLKQALAGVNPPSRVAAWLEGFLEGSGLVLVHDARLLGLIDDWLVGLSGDAFQEVLPLLRRTFTRFPAPERRTLGERIRSGEVRALHTRAEELDAERAALVLPVVAQLLGLEVMA from the coding sequence GTGAGCACGGCGCACATCTTTGGAATCCGTCACCACGGACCCGGTTCGGCGCGCAGCCTGCGCCGGGCCCTGGAGGAATTGCAGCCCGACCTGGTGCTGGTCGAGGGGCCACCTGACGCCGACGCGCTGCTGCCCCTGCTGGCCCATGAGGAAATGCAGTTGCCCGCCGCACTGCTCATTTACGCGGCCGACGAACCTGGACGCGCGGTCTACTACCCGTTTGCGGACTTCTCGCCGGAAACGGTGGCGATCCGGCACGCCTTGTCACGCGCGCTGCCCGTGTGGTTCATGGACCTGCCGGTCTCGCACAGCCTGGCGTGGGAAGCGCGGATCCAGGCGGATCTGCAGGTCGTCGGGCGTGAAGCGGGCGAGGCGCCACGCGAGGTAAGCGGGAACACCCCACAGCAGGACGCGACCGACCTGCCCCTGCCGGACTCCACGCGCCTGCTTATCCGGCGTGATCCCCTCTCCGCACTCGCCGAAGCGGCTGGATTCACGGACGGCGAACGCTGGTGGGAATTTCTGGTGGAGTCGCGCGGCGGCAACGACTCCAGCGTCTTCGAGGCCATCACCGAAGCCATGAAGGCCCTACGCGAAGAGGTGGAGGCGCCGGGTCCTGAAGGGGCAGCCTTTTCCTGGGAAACCCACCTCGAAGAATGCCGTGAAGCGCACATGCGCCAGACCCTGCGTGCGGCCCAAAAGGAAGGCTTCTCGCGCATCGCGGTGGTCTGCGGCGCCTGGCACGCCCCAGCCCTGCAAGGCGGACAGGCCAGCACGGACGCCAGACTTTTGAAGACCTTGCCGAAAATCAAGGTGCGCGCCACCTGGGTGCCCTGGACCCACGGCCGCCTCGCGCGTGAAAGCGGGTACGGCGCGGGCGTGGACTCTCCCGGCTGGTATCAGCACCTCTTTGGCACCGAAGGTGACGTGCTCGCGCCCTGGATGACGCGCACCGCGCGTCTGCTGCGCGAGGAAGGACTCGACGCGTCTTCTGCGAGCGTGATCGAGGCCGTGCGCCTGGCCGGGACCCTGGCGACGCTGCGCGGTCAGGCGCTGCCGGGGCTGCAGGACGTGACCGAAGCGGCGCGCGCGGTGTTCTGCTGGGACAGCGATCTGCCCATGCGGCTCATCCACGAGCGCCTGGTCGTCGGGGAGACCTTGGGGCGCGTGCCCCAGGACACCCCGGCCGTGCCTTTGGCGCAGCACCTCGCCGCCGAACAGAAACGCCTGCGCCTCAAGCCCGAAGCGCTCGCGCGTGACCTCGACCTCGATCTGCGCAAGGACACCGACCTGGAGCGCAGCGCGCTGCTGCACCGCCTGCACCTGCTGGGCGTGGCCTGGGGTGAGGAGCGCCGCGTTTCGGGCGCGAGGGGTACCTTCCGGGAAGCCTGGCGTCTGCAGTGGCACCCCGAGTTTGCCCTGCGGCTGATCGAAGCGAGTCTGTGGGGACAGACGGTTGGTGAAGCGGCGGAAGCCTGCGCGGCCGAACGCGCCCGGCACGAAGAAAAGCTGCCGAAGCTCACGGCCCTGCTCGATCAGGTGATCCTCGCGGCCCTGCCAGGGGCGGCGCGCCTCGTGCTGCGCCAGCTTTCGGGCGAGGCGGCGAACGCCAGTGACGTGACGCACCTCATGCAGGCTTTGCCCCCTCTGGCACGCGTGATGCGCTACGGAGACGTGCGTGGCACCGACAGCGCGCAGGCGGGTGAAGTCTTTCGGACGCTGCTGGTGCGGGCCTGCATCGGGTTGCCGCCCGCCTGCGCGTCGCTCGACGACGACGCGGCAGGAGAGATGCGCACGCACCTCGGCGAGGTGCACGCAGCCGTCACCCTGCTGCAGCACGAAGAGCACACCGCCTCCTGGACGGACGCGCTGCACTCGCTGGCGACCTTGTCCGGCGGGCACGGCCTGATTCACGGTCGGGCGACGCGGCTGCTGCTCGATCTGGGCGAGTTGAATCCCGCAGACGTCGAAGTGCGCCTGAAGCAGGCCCTTGCTGGCGTGAATCCGCCTTCGCGGGTGGCCGCGTGGCTCGAAGGCTTTCTGGAGGGCAGCGGTCTGGTGCTGGTGCACGACGCGCGGCTGCTCGGCCTGATCGACGACTGGCTGGTGGGGCTGTCCGGCGACGCCTTTCAGGAAGTGCTGCCCTTGCTGCGCCGCACCTTCACGCGCTTTCCCGCGCCCGAACGGCGTACGTTGGGTGAACGGATCCGCTCGGGTGAGGTGCGCGCCCTGCACACCCGGGCGGAAGAACTCGATGCAGAACGTGCGGCACTGGTGCTGCCAGTGGTGGCGCAGCTGCTCGGTCTGGAGGTCATGGCATGA
- a CDS encoding vWA domain-containing protein gives MTQNTAAEIERLRRWRLVLGGGDADGIGGEGPSGDLLSQIDLGMDGALEALYGERGRRGGLGGSAPSVARWLGDIRSYFPSSVVRVMQQDALERLNLHAMLLEPELLESFEPDLKLATTLMALKGVMPDHVKDTARVVVRRVVADLEARLSEPMRQAVTGSLNRASRNSRPRHQEIDWGRTIRANLKHYQPQHRTVIPERRLGYGRGRRSLRDVVLCLDQSGSMASSIVYAGVFGAVMASLSAVSTRLVAFDTSVVDLSENLEDPVDVLFGIQLGGGTDINRAVAYCEAHITRPEDTVLVLVSDLIEGGDQGRLLRRVGNLVSSGVQVISLLALSDEGAPMYDHEMAAAFAALGAPAFACTPDLFPELMAAALQKQDVGQWAAAHDLVTTRKSR, from the coding sequence ATGACTCAGAACACAGCGGCAGAAATCGAACGGCTGCGCCGCTGGCGCCTCGTGCTGGGCGGAGGAGACGCCGACGGTATCGGCGGTGAGGGCCCTTCCGGGGACCTGCTGTCGCAGATCGACCTGGGCATGGACGGGGCGCTCGAGGCCCTGTACGGCGAGCGCGGCAGACGCGGAGGTCTGGGCGGCAGCGCGCCCAGCGTCGCGCGCTGGCTGGGCGACATCCGCAGCTACTTTCCCTCCAGCGTGGTGCGGGTGATGCAGCAGGACGCGCTGGAACGGCTCAATCTGCACGCGATGCTGCTGGAACCCGAGTTGCTGGAGTCCTTCGAGCCCGACCTCAAGCTCGCCACGACCCTGATGGCCCTCAAGGGCGTGATGCCCGATCACGTCAAGGACACCGCGCGGGTGGTGGTGCGGCGTGTGGTGGCCGATCTGGAGGCGCGCCTCTCAGAGCCGATGCGGCAGGCCGTCACGGGCAGCCTCAACCGCGCTTCGCGCAACAGTCGCCCCCGACATCAGGAAATCGATTGGGGACGCACCATTCGCGCCAACCTGAAGCACTACCAGCCCCAGCACCGCACGGTCATTCCCGAGCGGCGCCTGGGGTACGGCCGGGGGCGCCGCTCGCTGCGCGACGTGGTGCTGTGCCTCGACCAGAGCGGCAGCATGGCGAGCTCGATCGTGTACGCCGGGGTATTCGGCGCGGTGATGGCGAGCCTCAGCGCGGTCAGTACCCGCCTGGTGGCCTTCGATACCAGCGTCGTGGACCTCAGCGAGAACCTCGAGGACCCGGTGGACGTGCTGTTCGGCATCCAGCTGGGGGGAGGCACCGACATCAACCGCGCGGTCGCGTACTGCGAGGCGCACATCACGCGGCCCGAAGACACCGTGCTGGTGCTGGTGAGTGACCTGATCGAAGGGGGAGACCAGGGCCGTCTGTTGCGGCGGGTGGGCAACCTCGTCTCTTCGGGGGTGCAGGTCATTTCGCTGCTGGCCCTGAGCGACGAGGGCGCGCCGATGTACGACCACGAAATGGCCGCGGCCTTTGCCGCGCTCGGTGCGCCGGCCTTCGCCTGCACGCCCGACCTCTTTCCGGAGCTGATGGCCGCGGCCCTGCAAAAGCAGGACGTGGGCCAGTGGGCCGCGGCGCACGATCTTGTCACGACGCGCAAATCCAGGTAA
- a CDS encoding DUF2270 domain-containing protein, which translates to MSVPRPSTSPASSVQAPLSGNTANSLIHLYRAEVGRMTMYRVRLDTTTNWAVGITAGLLGFAFTPEGPHAALLAAMLANYFFLHVEARHFRDFEIAHLRVRILERNFYPSMLGQEVSSEWQSYFVRELQRPHVRPDRLQAIGWRLRHNYQWIFLGVLAAWLFKLELGTTGQPEDSFRLFVSMASLDFIPGALVFSLVLMFYLILFLLAVRAHSYPLEMD; encoded by the coding sequence GTGAGCGTCCCTAGGCCCAGCACCTCACCCGCCAGCAGCGTTCAGGCCCCGCTGTCGGGCAATACGGCCAACAGCCTGATTCACCTCTACCGGGCCGAGGTGGGCCGTATGACCATGTACCGTGTGCGGCTGGATACCACCACCAACTGGGCCGTGGGCATCACGGCCGGTCTGCTGGGCTTCGCCTTTACCCCGGAAGGCCCGCACGCGGCGCTGCTGGCCGCGATGCTCGCCAACTACTTCTTTTTGCACGTCGAGGCGCGTCACTTTCGCGACTTCGAGATCGCGCATTTGCGGGTCCGCATTCTGGAGCGCAACTTCTACCCCAGCATGCTCGGTCAGGAAGTCAGCAGCGAATGGCAGTCGTACTTCGTGCGGGAGCTGCAACGCCCGCACGTCCGGCCTGACCGCCTGCAGGCCATCGGCTGGAGACTGCGTCATAACTACCAGTGGATTTTTCTGGGCGTGCTGGCCGCGTGGCTCTTCAAGCTGGAGTTGGGAACGACCGGGCAGCCCGAGGACAGCTTCAGGCTGTTCGTGTCGATGGCGAGCCTCGATTTCATTCCCGGCGCCCTGGTCTTCTCCCTGGTGCTGATGTTCTATTTGATCCTGTTCCTGCTCGCGGTGCGCGCGCATTCCTATCCGCTGGAAATGGACTGA